The following proteins are co-located in the Sporolactobacillus pectinivorans genome:
- a CDS encoding bifunctional helix-turn-helix transcriptional regulator/GNAT family N-acetyltransferase yields the protein MSDHSTVLQIRDFNRFYTKVLGLLNSHILFSDFSLTEARILLEIKTIEACTAKKLIEKLDIDRGYLSRILKKFENGKLIKRSVTSSDKRMSVIALMDLGIQKLRELESKSNFQIEELLNTLDTEKKDQVLSAMGTIKTLLGSQSHEQIRSFQKEDLPFIVDAHRDLYNREYGYNKKFVQYVADAVTAFSDHYDADRENIWILDVNHLPKGVIAIVKETDTTAQLRWFLLDQSLRGGGFGHKLLDEAIQFCCKHAYKKVVLWTVSDLKAARHLYKNKGFRLVERHENQEWTNHVIIEEKWELLLE from the coding sequence GTGTCTGATCATTCTACTGTTTTACAAATAAGAGATTTTAATCGTTTTTACACAAAAGTATTAGGATTACTGAACAGCCATATTCTCTTCAGTGACTTTTCGCTGACCGAAGCACGTATCCTGTTAGAGATTAAGACCATTGAAGCATGTACGGCAAAAAAGCTTATTGAAAAACTGGACATTGATCGCGGCTATTTAAGCCGAATCTTAAAAAAGTTTGAGAATGGTAAGCTGATCAAACGCAGTGTAACATCTTCCGATAAGCGAATGAGTGTGATCGCACTCATGGACTTAGGTATTCAGAAACTCCGCGAATTGGAGAGCAAATCTAATTTTCAAATTGAAGAACTGCTGAATACTCTGGACACGGAAAAGAAAGATCAAGTACTGTCTGCAATGGGGACAATTAAAACCCTGCTAGGCAGTCAATCTCATGAGCAGATTCGATCCTTTCAAAAGGAAGATTTGCCATTCATTGTCGATGCACACAGAGACTTATACAATCGGGAATATGGCTATAATAAGAAATTTGTACAGTATGTGGCCGATGCTGTTACTGCATTCTCTGATCATTACGATGCTGATCGGGAAAATATTTGGATTCTTGATGTGAACCATCTTCCAAAAGGTGTGATCGCCATCGTTAAAGAAACAGATACAACGGCTCAACTTCGCTGGTTTCTTTTGGATCAGTCGCTGAGGGGAGGAGGCTTTGGTCATAAGTTACTTGATGAAGCCATACAGTTTTGCTGCAAACATGCGTACAAAAAAGTGGTCCTGTGGACTGTCAGTGATTTAAAGGCCGCACGGCACTTATACAAAAACAAAGGGTTCCGTTTAGTTGAACGACACGAAAATCAGGAATGGACCAATCACGTGATTATAGAAGAGAAATGGGAGCTATTACTGGAATAA